Within Hippoglossus hippoglossus isolate fHipHip1 unplaced genomic scaffold, fHipHip1.pri scaffold_69_arrow_ctg1, whole genome shotgun sequence, the genomic segment CCAGCATTAAGGTAAATAAGGGCTTCCAGCAGAGAGCCAATGAGCACGGGCCACTGAGCAGagatgcatgtttgtgttgccttcCTCCCAGGACCCTGCTCGTTTATCTTGGCTGTCAGGTAAAGGGCAGACTCAGAAggtgaaacttttttttttttttaataaggcCGACTTGGTTTCCATAGAAACAGCAGGACAACATATCAGAGACATTGATAAGAGACCAAACCCTGGTCTCGGGGCATCCGCTTGCCTCATTGTTATTGGAGACATTTGTGTTTACGTCAAAGAAATGAACGAGCTATTTAGATGAATTCTCATGGAGCCTCAGGACTCAGACCTTTTACTGTGAGAGGTGAGATTAATGAGAGCATATTCACACCTCGCTTTCAGCGAGGGTCAGGAGTTAAAAGGTAGGTCTCCACTTATAAAGAGGTGCTGAGTCTTCTGCGGCTGCCAACTCCCTGATAAAGACAGAAAGGACCAATGAGCGCTGTGCATCCTGTGATGATCCTGCATAATGAAATGATCCTGCATAATGAAATGTAAGAGGAATATTTTAAAGATGAGGAGCGGATTGACTGTGACACTTTTTCTGTGACATAATAAATATTGCAACACTGAACAGCACAGGGGTTGCCTTCTAAATCTGTCAATATTCCAAATGCAGGCTACCTACGCATGCAGAGTATTCTCCGGGCTAAAAGTgcatgaagaagaaacaaattgCACAGGTAATGAATACTTAATGACTActacatttttcactttgtgcCGGTAAATGGGAAGCATGTTTAGTTAACAAATGAGTGGAAAATCAAAAGGAACAGAAGGCACCACACACTGTCAAAAGCCTGCAGCTGTGAgataaagcaacacaatgatACAAAGATACGCGAGGCTTTGTTTGCAGCCACACATCTGCAAGAGAGAAATTAAGTCTCTTCTGGAGCAGAACTCAACATGGATGTGGTCCACATGTAGTCATAAAGTCGATATGAAATAAGGCGCCCCTTGATAAGACGACGCAACTCAACTCTAATTCATGTGGAGACGTCGATGCTTAGAGCTACGGCAGCGGCGTTGAATTCAACATCAGGCACCGAGCTTTTATTCTGTGATTCATCCCAATGTCATCATTATCTCAAATAAAAGATaacggagaaaaaaaaaattgttaccGGAAGgcaccagcagctcctcacacagaaaacaaaacaaagaaaagaaatatcagTGGTTTTATTGTGGATGTCTATGACTGAAACTGCTCTATTAGTCTCTACTGTTCGTGCACAAGTGTTGCTGCTTATAACTGTGAGGAGCAGCTTTTGTTGTCAAAACAATATTACTGTGTCCTTGTGATTAAATCACAAAACAGAATACTTTCTATTTTATGATGAAACAAATAGATCCCATTCACACGGAGGGTTTTCACACCGACGCCGCGCTTCCTCGGCTCGCGCTCTATGGGCATTAACctcacattttttccccccaactcTTAGTTTTTTCCCGGCGAGCCCTCTGATTTATATTTGAGCTAAAGTGGAAGAGTGCTCCGCGGGGACCGAGTGTGTGTGCTCCACGGTAGATGGAGGCAGGCTGATATCACACACGGGGGCGAGGGGTGTGTGCTCTGACAGCTCAACAGTTGACAATAAGGCCTTGGCTGTTAATGTCCTGCTACCTGGCACACCGCGGGTCACAATCTGCTCCAGATGCTGGAGGCAGGCGTCCAACTCTTGGGTGGAAAGAGGGGGGGGAATCGGTGCTCGAGAGGCAGAAGGGAGTGGACTCGCTGAAAGATGAATGGgacgatacacacacacacatagatgcaCCACCTATACAACCAGCTACCTCTGAATTCACTGTTCTCTCTGCACATGGCAGTTACTGTAGCAACATCAGGGATAATATCTGAACACAAATGAACAACatctcagtttttttccccacagagCCGGATTGAAAATGTATCTGTTCAGAGCAATCTTGCATAATTCAAAAACCAGGGAGGGATGGGGCAAAAGCAAAAATgggcacacacacgcacacaatcacaatcacacgcacacaatcacaatcaccgcacacaatcacacacacacacacacacacacacacacacacacacacacacacacacacacacacacacacacacacacacacacacacacacacacacacacacacacacacacacgtgctcgAACAAGAGGGATTTATGAACTCAATTTAGTCAGGCAGACAGACTTCTTGATTCTGTCACTTGGGATAATCGTCAGGATGTGGTACTCTGACCGAGCCCCTGCGTCTAAACCCAGGCAGGATATAAGGTCATGTTGGAGTGGAACTCTAGCCATGCAGCACCCAGACCTCAAGTGCTCCAGTGGTTTTGTGGTTATCTGCAGTAGCCAGCTGTCGCAATACAGAGGAGCTCTTCAAGAAcgtcccctctcctcttccctctcatcTTTCTGCCCTCTCTCGCTTTCCCCAAATCAGAACGGTCCAATCAGCtctccccctcacctcctctcgTCCATCTCATTTTCGCATTTGTGAATTATTGTTTTAGATTTGAGCGTTTTTCCCCAAAGATTAAAACCTAGAATGAGTAAAAGCAAAACTTTTATGCTTAGTGGCGGGAGCCCAGGCAAGACACTAAATTACCCAGTCATTTCCcagacagggaaaaaaaagagagaaaaacctcAGCTAAATTTGAATTCAACTTTATGAACTGTTGCCTCGGAGATCGCAGGGGGTTCTACACCACATTTATTTCAAGTTGTTTTTTCGCATGTGATGGAAGGAAACAACTCTTTTACTTTCTCGCATGAGAGTGACTAAGAGGACAGCTATGCATAATATATTTGACAGTGCATGTTTAAAAGGTTATTCCTTCCCATTTGAAATTAGGTCAGTTCATCACTGCAAACCAAcgcaggaggaggtggtgagatGTTCCTCCGTGTATCTGTTTAtcatttgaattttgttttctgtctgtcactGTCAGGAACGACATGGACAGGAAGCACCGCTCCACAGCATAGATCATCAAAACTGATGCAGAGGAGcaatctggtgtgtgtgtgtgtgtgtgtgtgtgtgtgtgtgtgtgtctgcgtgtgcagctgtgtgtttaAAACCCAAAGATAAGAGCTCCACCTGCTGGTCATAGAGCCAACAGCAGAACTATTGGGATTCAGGACCACAATGACCACAGTGATTTTTACTGAACGTAACAGCAGGTTTATCAATGGATCAAGGGTCTGTCGCAAAATGTGAGCAGAGCAAAGACAACAGCTGTGATGTTTATCTGAGGCTGCACATCTGGATATACTATGTTTACGagtttgaaataaaagtaattattcTAACATCTGTATTTTGCAGTCCCACAAATTCCTCTGCcgtatttgtaaaaaaaataaaataacaaaccagATTTTTCCCAGACCTTAAAGAAATAACATTTCCTTTGGGGTTTGCACGTTTGACAAAAGTCACAAAATGCAGAAATGCTCAAAAAGCCTTACTTTCTGATAAGCGGCTTTAAATGTTTCATGGGCTACGCATCAACTATTATACTGTTGATAAGACCCCAACTTTGACTTATATGAACACGAtgatatattaaaaacaactcTTATTAACTTGTTAAGGACCAGATGTGAAGTGCGGGTCTGCACGGTGGAGcacacagtccaaagacatgcagattcaTTGGAGACTAAGATGAcagtaggtgtgaatgtgagtttcaacagttgtttgtctctttacaTGCAACAATCctcaacagtctccttatgaaaccacgtttaaattcacgGTTTCATAGTCATCATGCTcataaatggtttgtatttataattaaacactcaaacaaatgcagagaaaaacataagctccttggtgAAGGCAACAATTGTTATACAAGTAGGGAAAGTCATGAAGAACCAAGCTGGTGAGACAAAGTTGaatatgatattttttttttatccgtcAAAGAGGAGCGGGGCCTCCAGTGCCCAGGGCAGAACATTAGGGTTAACATACATGCTATGATTACCAACCAGGGGGTCGAAACCCCTGCAAAGAGTTGCAAGGTTTATCTCAGCGGTCACGAGATGATTAAAAGCAAAATGAgagcagaaaaatgtatttctgtgaCATGAATACATAAGACTTTGCTTTAATCTTatttgtgcgtgcgtgcgtgcgtgcgtgcgtatgACCATCTatcaatgaataatttaaaCTCCACATAAATCCATCCAGGATTGCGAAGTGCTGACAACTGTAGGAGACACATGCAACCTGTGATGAGAGGCCAGGAGCCGAAAAGGTCAGGAGGCAGAGcgatatattttattattcaacacACGCTCTCCCCCGGTGGGAACATCGTGTGGATTTCACAGTGAGGCGCAGACAACCCTCAAATGACGAAGCATGTTCCCGGTGCGGGCCGGGTTAACCTAAGCTCTTGATGCAGCTTCACTGGATTCCTATTAGCAGAGCTTAAATGCTGTCATTTCAGTTAAGCCAAGGCTGAGTTTCTTGTCTAGTGGGGGTGGGGATGGGAGTGAAAATTAGACAAGTGACTAAAAAGGCAAATGACGACGCGCTCGTGCGAGGAACGGAGCTGAATGGAACAGAGAAGCATAAACCTGCTATTACAGAATCAACGCCTTCCGCTGTTAAACCGGCCACACACTGTGAAGAGGTCTGCTCTATGACTGCGAGACTCTTATTACCATGTGATTAACCTCTTCGGGATTAATCGGGCAGCAAAAGACACgggaaaggtcaaaggtcagtgctCAGACACCCACTCCGGCGAGAAGGGCGGCCTATTAAATGAAAGGCCACACTCGAATCTGCCCGCCTGTCTTCGAGCATCTTTTTCGATACACACTGCGGCGTTGTCCTGCAGTGCTCATCCCTCCCAGTTAAAATCCGCCGGCACGCAAGGTCAGTTGCCTTATTAtcgtaaaaataaaaaaaacctgttgtACTCAATTAGAAAAAGgcactttgaaaatataaacacaccGCCAAACACCTGGTGTGTGTTGGCAGGCGTGAGACAGAGCGCAGGTGGGGGATGAATTAAAGCGAGTCTGCACTGGAGGAGGTgatcatgaataaaacatcacactCGCACTTGTTGAGGCTGTAGCTTTTAGCACTGCTATAACTCCTGGTTGTTTTCTCCCATTGGCAGAGAGTGTAAAAAAGATATCATAATATACATCCAAAATAGATTTGGTACCTGCACAAGTTCACacgcagtttttttttttcagaacagGTGTCAAACTGAATTAGCAACATGGGAATGGGAGGAATTAGGATCCCTGTGGTGTTATCACATGACATTTAGTCTTTGTCAGTCAGTTacgacagagacacaaagataaACTGAGAGCAGGAGCCAGTGCGACTTTCAAGCTTTATccaagtcagtgtgtgtgtgtgtgtgtgtgtgtgttcgtgagtgtgtgtgtgtgtgtgtttatagagaGGGGTGGCAGCTCATGGCAACCTGCCATTCCCTCAGTGTGCATGTATCCATGACGGATGAAGGAAGCATGTGGGAATGTTTTGACCTTTTCTGCCCAGACGAGGACGGTGAAGAGAACACCACCGTCACCTCCACAGTTTGAGGGATGTTTCACTCTTTGTTGTCCAGGGACATAAATCACATGAACTCTTTCATCAGTCTTGCCCTGTGACAAACGAAAGAGCGTAACAACCCCTAACACCTTTATACCAGTACTGGGGCAGGGTTTGGATAATCATTCTTCAATTCTAGAACACTTCTACTCCTGAGTTCATACCCATAAAACCTTTTTTACAATGCCCTTTGGAATTTAAAGCAGCTATAATCAATACGTTTTACATTAACAAGGATCACATGACTTCTGTTATGTAAaacagagaaccacagagaaatatcgcccacctccacctctctttttttttttttaagcgtCTTTTggcttcttttgttttatggcACGAAGCGATCTTGGTTCACGCTCGCAGCTCTAATCCATGTCGCAGTAGGCAGCTGTTTTCAACACAACGATCTCTAAGAATCAGCTTTTCACAAGCAGCTCAGCACCACACAGCTGCAGGCCAGGCTGGTGAGCACAGTCGAGCAATTAGCTGCTAAAGAGACGGCTATTTTTCTCAGGGGTTTGTGGAGACCATAACAAAGGTAAAAGAAACTTTCTACTTTTTGTAGGAATATAGAAAAGGAGGTGGTCTGATAACCTCAATGATCTATTTGTCATAAagcaagaaaatgaaaaaaaaacatggatccaTCGCTGAATCCAAAGGGTCTCCATCATGTGCATCAACGAGACTTTGCTGtaggtgtgaacgcactcagGTCCTGATTCAATCACACCAAACCACATCTTTATACAGTGTGAACGCtaatgcatcctgggccacatatgaaggacctcctactcagctgacgacctctgacccgctgcagtttcactacgaatcaaacatatttttcctCTTCTTGATTTTTTTGATGACCACCGCCACagtatcaacactgatcaccacataatcaTCGATACTTTCCTTAAATGGGTCGAATCTTAATTCCGACTCTCCTGACtcgtctctctacctctctttcactcacttgTGCCGACATCGACACACTTGAgtactcagactgggtaaaaacttGGTCCTCATGAACAGAAATTACgtacgtgtttgtttgtatagaaCGGGGAGgtcatttatttacagtctatgatttgcACCGAAATGTGATGGGTTCTTTTCAGCCCCAGGCCTCACCCCCTTATTAAGTTTGTTGGAAATTGGTTTTAGAGTTAACAATGAAACCACCAATAAACAGACTTCTCAAGTCTAAATTGTTGTCTCTGGCAAGCAGACACACAAGGCCACTGCTGAAATAAAGATTCTGAAATCCCAAAACTCTAAAATTGGTATTAAATTAAATCCGTAGAAAAAAACCAATTGATTAAATACTGGACAAGACTATAAATGTTACGAGGCCTTCAATGACAAGTTTTggtacatttttcttttttctctctgcattaTTTTACATTCTTGCTGCGAGCACCTTAATAGCCTCCACATTGTGGGATTATTTCAGGTAAAATGATACGTCACAATGAAAAGGAAGCTGTGTTAATAAACCAGAATACAAATCAGAAAATGTCATATTcaatctttttttcctcttacaATATGAGTGTATAAGTGAAGGACAAAtcaggagacagagaaaaacaaacaggaaggaaGAATGTGGTTACCAATTCCCCCCTGAAGCGAGACTCCATCATGTATAATCACATAGACATTGAgatgaaagcagcttgtgttcTTCCTCTATGATCTTATCTGATTGttctttatctttttgtttacCAGGGACCCAGATCAGGACGTGCATAAAATCTCCTTAAAATCTGAGGCTCCCgtgtcatgttttgttttttgtgctcgtcccttttctatttttattaaattaagtTAAGCTCTGGTGCAACTCATCGCATCTTTAAGACCATATAACAATGCCAGCATGCAAAGGGCTGTTATAAAAAGGCATCTGCACACACTAAAATCTACGGTTTCACACGCACGGAAACACTCACGGAGCAACTGAACCAATCGTTTAAGGTTTCTGAGGCCTCAATAAGCTTCTGTAAATCAGCCGCCGTCCGGCAGCCAGTTTtattcccctctctctcagtggatgtTGGGTTATGACCCATATGCTGGAGGTTATTTATTGCTTTGGTCTCAGCTTGTGTTGACTCCCAGCCACTCATCTATGGTTCTGGGCAAATAGGAAGCAGCACAGGGTTGTAGATCTGCTAAGACGCGGGGACTTGGTTCAATTTTCTCCTTAAAGCCTTGTCTTTGTTAGCGTCTCTCGATTCTATAATGTTTTGGTAATGACCgaatcaaaatgaaaatctgCGAGCGAGGGAACGAGTCTCCATcaataagtgtttgtgtgaatgaggAGAGGATTGGAGGGTTAAAGAGCTGAGGCTGCTGGGAGAGATGACGGACAGCCGCTTTTAAGAAACACGTCTGTTCTCGGGGATCACTGCCTCTTTTTAACAGCAAATCGAGGTGCGATGTtgggaaaataacaaaagatgaaaagagtAAGTGGTTAATCTCAGAGTGAACCTTAACCTTGATGGTGTGTCTCCATAGTAATGTCACTTTTGATGAGCAACACGCAAACCACACATTCTTAACGAGTCGGCGAATCTGTGCGGTTGCTACGATGGTTGTGAAGGACCTTCCTCTACTTTTTGCTCGCCTTCTTCCTCACCTACGCGCCGCAGCTGTGAAACAATCTCAACAAGGCTGTCATCCTTTACAATGGACTGTCAAACCTGAACCGGCAACTTCAACCTCGCCGGCGGTTTGAAATATGGGCTCACCTGCCGTTTCTGCAGCGCTGACAGCAGATGACAGTTAAGAGGAACAACCACAAACAGAGGATATATGAGGGGGTCCTTGAGTGATGACAGCACGGGTAAGATCTAGAGCGGTGATGTAATGGAGACAAGGCTGCTGACTGATACCATGAAAGAGGCCAGTTTGTCTGCTCGAGTTCACAACCATTCATATCCGAGATCTATGTCTGTGGGCAGCTAATAGATTAATTCTACATTGGTGTCACTTTGTCCACGGGGGCAGTATatatgaaggtgtgtgtgtgtgtgtgtgtgtgtgtgtgtgtgtgtgtgtgtgtgtgtgtgtgtcttagatGGAGGTCAGATGGTGGACAAGCAGCCTACTGAAGCTATGATCACACGTTGGGACAGCAGCTGAAAAACCTTTTGACCTCAAGCTAAATAATATGTCACAGTAAGGGCTGCACATGTGAACAGATTTAGGTAGACCTgtttattagtagtagtattagtagtagtagtaatagcaGAAGTATTACTAGTGCAGTCTCTGTTCTAAacctggtgatgctggttgcagttttcttcctgaaactgtaaaagttaCCTGTGGTAACTGAGCGCCAGCAAAGTTTATTGATATCGAACATGTgaaaatcgcaccaaattccacactgcacttcctgAACAATAACCATCcaaagtgtgaagccgataagatgaacggttctcgacTATGTGAGccaaagacagacagatttctggaattactAGATAGGTGACATATTTAGATATTAGTTCAGCCAATGATGTGTTTCCACCTCTATTAGCTATCTATGCTGTTTGTTTacctggctccagctccccaaTGACTCTTAAAAGGATAAGAAGAATAGATAATGGTTGGATGAAATTTAAGAACCTCTTCGGAAATCTGGTGAGccgtgttttttttcctcagaacGACTCCTTGGTTAACAATTCTTAAAATGTAATCCAAGTCACTTAATGAAATATTcagaatatacaaatatttctcTGACTCAATTATTTCTCACTCTACGTGCATGAGAAGCTTCAGGTTTCTCACACCACACTTGTGAAAAGCGGAGTATAAAAACCAAAGCTGGCCTCCATTCTGGTTGTGATATCACTGTATCCTGCTGGTACCCACTGTACGTGTTAAACTGGGATTCAAGGTGAGCACAGAAAAACGTCCACTTCAGGAGACGAGTGTGAAAACAAACGCTGCACATACAAGAGGGACTTATGTGACTTATGGGCGATTTTGAACCAGTGTTTGGCTCCAGCACCAGAATCAACACAGCAGATGAGGAGATGATGCTGTTCACTCCTCCGGTAGTTAAAGTGTCATGGTGGCGTCTTCCCACCTTATCAATCATCTGTATTATTGActtgttaaaacaaacctttttacGATGTCGGTTCCATTCCAGCAGGACTGCCCGTCTCCAAACACcagctcactcacacacagctgatctgccaGGCCGCCATAGTACGTACGATAGTGACGCATGCTGCTCAGAAAGTCCCTGAAAACGAAGCcacattgtttattcattatttttgtaactattttcttttggttggttttatcttttttgtaacgtttattttttggggatttGTTCTCTAATGTGTGAATGcttcctattgtttgcctttaCTTTTTCAATgttgaacttaaaaaaaacctttcacCAAATATAACATTGTTTATTATACAAGAGTGGAACTgctccactgatccaatcagagaaGGTAACAGTAGACCACGCCTACTGCAGtggcagcatcactggtgaagaaactGCTACGCCAGGCTTATACATAATGATGGAGTAGACCACTGCATTAAAGAAAGGCTTAACTCAGCAAAGAATACTTTAAGTTCATTTAAAATCTAGTACTTActtagaaaagttaatgtggtactttaaCTGAAGTTGATTTTGTCTATTCATTTGtgcttttgtaaaatgttttgagtacttcctccattACGTCTTACCTTCTCCTGACAGCGAGCGAGTCTCCAAGCGGTCTAACAGGAGCTTTGAGAGCGATggagtctgtgctgctgctgctgcctgctgagCTGGATGCTGACTAACTGTGTTGGCTTCCTGCTCGGCGTGCCACACAGTTTGTGCACCTATtacccagacagacagacacaaattTAGCTCGGAACCCTGCGGGGAGGAAACAGGCATTTTGAACTTTGCAAATCTCGTTAAACCGTGCTGGTGCGGGACAAATGGCCCTTATTTTAGCTGAGGGAAAGACAGATGTTCATGAAAGGGCCATTAGTGCAGCCATGCCCATCATCCCTTGTTTCTGAATGTGCAACCTCTCAGGCAGCAGCCACACCAGGCGACCACTAGATGGAGCTGTGGTGTCTCAAAAGGTACAATGAAGCTGGAGCAGTTCAGGTGCAAATCCAGAGGTATTCATTTCACAAAATATAAGATCAGCACGGACTAATAAAGACTTTGCGGTTCAGCTTAtaaggaggatgatgatgatggataTGTATGTCCTGGTTTGGGTAAACGTCTAAGCCTGATGAATAAGCTGTTGACACTCTGGATTTATCCTGCTCTGTCTGGAGGTTTAAATACTAAGTTCCTGACCGCCTCAGAGTTGCCCACACGCAGGTCTTAATGGAGAGTTTAAGCCTGCTCTGATGTGTGTGCTGTTTGCCATTTCAAGCTATTTATCTTCGCTCTCCACACCACATATCTGACGTGGAGCTAGAAACATGAATAGCAGCGTAGTTCCATACAAAAATTACTCCAGGACTTAAATTAAATGCTATCCCTCGTCCATTCTTCTATTTATCCATAAGATTGATCCCCCTACAGTTTCAAGTCTCCTCAAAGATGATCTGACCTGTGCCGAGAGGCGGGGTCCACTTTTCTGAGCATGCCCGACAGCGTCACGAAGCAGCGCGTGAACTCCCAGAAGCACTTGCTCTAAGTCCTGAGGTCCTTGCATTCGCGCCGACAGGCCCTCCAGCGAGCGGACAAACTCCCTCCAGTGGGCGTCGATCTCGGCCATGCTCGCCAAACAGCCCCGCATCACGTTGAGGCAGTAACCCATGCAGGGCTTCGACTGGGTTAAGCCCTGTGGAACATTATCACATTGGGATCAGTGATTCTGGGGCAGACTTTCATTAACTCAGATAAACTCATCCCAGAGACGAGCATCCGTACCTGGCAGTGAGGACAGTAGTGCATCTTCAGCAGGGCCCGTCTGCACTCGCGGCTCAGCTGCAAGTGGTCTGTGGTGTTGATGACCTCAATGCCGAGGTGCAGCGCCTGAAGAAGGAGCTTCCCGGAGACCCCAGAGCGAGCGATCTGATCTGCCAGGAGGCCGGGCGCCCCACCAAACGGTCTCACGTCGCGTCTCGACGACCTCACGCACTCAGCGTAGCCTGGTGATATTTCGCCAGGACCTGGGTTGATGAGGTGATTGTAGACAACAGGGAAGAGAGCGTCGAAGAACCTCTGCACCAACTCATCAACGCTGAGCTCGGACCCCAGCAGGAAGAGACTGATGTCAGTGAAGAGTTCTCGCACAGGGCCCGCAGCCTGATCGGCCATGCTGTGGTGTAACCCCTGAAGGACGGCGTTGGTGTGATTCTCGGCGTGTCTCATCAGAAGCTCAAAGGTCTCTGTGGGAAACAGCGGGAGAacgagagacaaagaaagaaagacaaaagattAAAGAGGGACTTCAGCTCAATtgtacacattttctttatctgGCTTTAGTTGTCCTTGTTGCATGTtgagagtcagagagaagagaagaagagagaagaagaaagaaggtCCTAGTAGAAGCCACAGTTTCCTGTTTAGcaagttgtttttcaaaaaaacaatagaaaataagaGGAGACGTGTCTTAACAAGTGAAGTGGATGACACAcaggggaggatggaggagaaatATGAACAAAGGCAGAGGTTAAGAGATTGAAATGAGGGAGGAGAAAGGTTAATAGAGATTTAAGGATGGATAATGGGAACTTCAAAAATTAATTCCTGTGGGAATAAGCAATTATTATAATGTCCATACATTTGCATACAGCACACATTATAAAATCATGCATACATGAAAGAGTCCATTTTAATATGTCTTCACCATCCTCATCACAGCGGTGAGCACAGTGCTGTTAGAAATATCTACAATAGCTTCAATTGCATGTATTTTattctgtgtgtatatgtttgggGAAGTGTTTGGATTGTGCAACATTACAGTGTCGAAAAATCACATATCATTCTAACCACACTTTATTACCTCTGTCATGGAAATCATGTTTTCgc encodes:
- the LOC117759028 gene encoding LOW QUALITY PROTEIN: glypican-5-like (The sequence of the model RefSeq protein was modified relative to this genomic sequence to represent the inferred CDS: deleted 1 base in 1 codon); translated protein: VLPLFPTETFELLMRHAENHTNAVLQGLHHSMADQAAGPVRELFTDISLFLLGSELSVDELVQRFFDALFPVVYNHLINPGPGEISPGYAECVRSSRRDVRPFGGAPGLLADQIARSGVSGKLLLQALHLGIEVINTTDHLQLSRECRRALLKMHYCPHCQGLTQSKPCMGYCLNVMRGCLASMAEIDAHWREFVRSLEGLSARMQGPQDLEQVLLGVHALLRDAVGHAQKSGPRLSAQVHKLCGTPSRKPTQLVSIQLSRSSSSTDSIALKAPVRPLGDSLAVRRRDFLSSMRHYRTYYGGLADQLCVSELVFGDGQSCWNGTDIVKSYTLRVVGNGIKAQSGNPEVKVKDADPVINQIIDKLKHINQLLQGKSIPKLGSLDQIETGSGDVEGRYSGDCDDEDGCGGSGGGDVKRKVSRVSKMSTDTLTR